The nucleotide window CTTGCTGTAGAAACAGTGAGAGGAAGAACAGACTGCTGTACCCCGCGAAGCCCAGTGCGAACGAGGCGATATTGGCCACCCGCATGCGTGGGTCGCGCAACAACGCCAACGGCAGCAGTGGACGCGCCACGCGCCGCTCGACGCAGACGAATGCGATAAAGGTGACGACGGCGATGGCGAAGACGGCGGCCAGCGATTCGCGCGGGGTGTCGGGCTCACCAAGTTGAATCAACCCATAGGTCAACGCGCCGAGACAGATCACGCTCAATACTTGCCCTGCCGGGTCGAACACACCGTGAGGGTTGCGCTCGCGCGACGGAATGCCCCAGATACCGAGCGTCAGTGCAATAAGCCCCAGCGGTTCGTTCACGAGAAAGATGCTCTGCCAGCCGAAATGCTCCACGAGCAGGCCGCCCAGCAACGGCCCGAGAATCAGCGCGAGCGCACTGAATGCCGACCAGCCGCCGATGACGCGTGCCCGCTCGCGGGGATCGGGAAACGCATGCGTGAGAATCGGCATCGCGCTGGGAATGAGCAGGGCGCCCGCCACGCCCTGAATCGTGCGGCCAACCAGCAACGGGGCGAGGGTGTCGGCACAGGCGCAGACCGCCGAGCCGAGTGTAAAGAGTGCGACGCTCGCGCTCCACACGGGCTTGTGGCCGTATCGATCGCCGAGCGGCCCGGCACTCAGCATGAACGCCGAGATGGCAATGGCATAGGCATTGACGACCCATTGCAGTCCCGCCATGTCGGTGTGCAGACGGAGTTGGAGCGTGGGCAGCGCCACGTTGACGATGCTGATGTCGAGCGACGCGAGGAACGTGCCGAGGTAGGCCGCACAGACTAATGCGCGGCGGCGAGAGGGTGGCATGGTGACATCCCGGTGGTCGATAAATTGAGAATGGTTCTCATCTTAATTAATCGACTGACCGTCGGTCAATGGAATTTTTCTACGCAGTCGAGACGTGTATCGATGCGGCGGTGCGGCGATGCGCAGTGCTGTGGTGTCGTGCTGCCCGGGGTGCCAACCTGAGGCGACGTCCGCCCGCCCCGCACAGCGGAAGTGCCGGGGCCGGGCGAGGCCGTTCGCTTACGCCGTAATCGGGAAGCTTCGGTCGTAGGTTGGTTTCACGTCGAGCGGCTGGCGTAGCAACCCGACCTGCGCGTAGAAGTCGGCGGTGCGTTGCTGCTCGGCGACGAGTGCGTCGTCGATGTTGCGCCACTTGGTTGCACGGCGGGAAAACTGCAAGCGCGCGGCTTCGGGCGGAATGCCGATGATGCGCGCCATGGCTGCCGAGAACGCATCCACGTGCTGATACGACCAGACCTGTGCGCGCACCACGCGCGAGAGGAAGTCGCGCAACACTTCACGCTTCGCGGCGAGCGCCGAGTCGGTGGCCGCGAGGTAACTCAGCCCCGACCACAGCCCCCGTCCATTGACGAGCACGCGCCCGCGCCCTGTGGTTTCCGCGACGGCGGTGTAAGGCTCCCACGTGGCCCACGCATCGACCGACCCGCTGGCCAGCGCGGTGATGGTGTCGGCGGGCGGCAGAAAGCGGAAATTCACGTCGGCCGGTTTGAGCCCGGCCGCCGTGATTGCCTTGAGCGATACTAAGTGACCGATGGACCCGCGCGTCGTCCCGATGTTCTTGCCCTTGAGATCGGCCGCAGTGCGCAGCGTCGAATCCGGCTGCACGATGAGGGCCGTACCGTACGCATCGGAGCGATTGGCGCCGATGATCTTGATCGCAGCACCGGCGGCCAGCGCAAAGATGACGGGCGCGTCGCCGATCGGGCCGCAATCGACTGCCCCCGCGTTAAGTGCTTCGGCAAGCGGTGCGGCGGCAGGAAATTCCGACCACTGAATGTCGTAGGGCAACTGCTTGAGTTCGTCTGCTGCTTCTAGCAGCGCGCGCAGCCCGCCCTTCTGATCGCCAGCCTTCAGCAAGGGGCGTCCTGACTGTGCGAATGCAGAACCCGGCAGCGCAAGCGTAGTGAGTGCACCGGCGGCGCTCGACGTCGTGACGTATTGAAGAAACCTGCGGCGAGAAATCGTCATGGGAAAACCTGTCGTATTAGAGGGAAAGCGGTGGTTGGACGGTCCGGCGATGCCGCCTTGGCATCAATGCACGAAGCCGCCCTTGATGAAGCGCACCGGCTCGTTGTCCATCTGGCGCAGCGTGGCGCTCAGCGGGTCGGGGGCGGCGGGTGATGTGAGTAATGCGCCGACGGATGCGGTGGTGCACAGCAAGCCCCCGTCGGCCCAGCCACGCTTGCCTGCGGGGGCGAGCGCACGCAGCCAGCCGTCGCGGTCGGCCAGCCATTCGGTGCCGGCGAGCTCGGCCGGCGTTGTCCCAGCGATCTGCGCAAAGACGGGCCACGCATCGGGCGAATCGGCAAGGCAATCGGCGCGCGCGCCAAGGGTTGTCGCGTTCGACGCGACCGTCGTCGCGATGGCGGGCCGTGCCGTCGCGCGCAGGCCATCGGCGAGCGGCGCCGAGACACGTCGCACCCCCGCAGTTGCGCCCGGCAGCGCGCGCAGCCGGGTATCGAACACGGCCGTCTCATCGCGACGAATCAGCAGCGTCAGAAAGCGGGGATCTTCGAACGGCGCCGGATGCCGCGCATCGACGGCCACCACACGTACCCGCTGCGTGCCACGCCATTGCGAGAGGCTTCGTGCGGGCGCATCGCCGCAGGTGACAGTCAACGCGGGCAACGCAATCGGCACGGGCCAGCTTCCGCCCGCCGCCATACCTGCTGACGCCGACAGGACGCGCATGTAATCGAGTGCGGCCCAGATTTCCTTGTCACTCAGTCGACCGGTAAAGCCGGGCATCGTTACGCCAGCGTCGTCGCGCATGCCGTAAAGCACATGCCAGAACAACTCGCCGTCGGCGCGACGGCTGAGTAAGGCGCTGGCCATCGTCGGCGGCCAGCGCCGCAGTGCCGCCGCTTGCGGCCCCTCGCCGCGACCATCCGCGCCATGGCATGCCGCGCATTGCGCCGAATACACGTGCGAGCCCCGCGCGATGCTCCCGACGGTGAATCCGCTGGGGTTGGTGTGGAAGCTGGTCGGTACTGCTGCTGTGAGCCATAGCGACGACGACGGCCACGGGGCGGCGACGAGCGATGCGACGGCCGCCACGATCAGCCAACGGCGCGCACGCCGCCAGAAGATGGCGATCAACACGCAGGCGATGGCGAAGGCCAGCGCGGCCAGCGTCCATGCAAACTGGCGGGCCAGCGCAACGTCGATGATGAGGTTCTCACCGGCGATGCGTGAGCCCCACGGCCACGCGGGCGCCCCATGCGTCTCACCCGCGATGCCGAGCGCATGCAGCGCCCACAACAACGCGGCCTGCACGGATTGCAGGCCGAGCAGAAGCGCGTTGAGCCAGACGTGTGTCGGAGGCAGTGTCATCGGGCGCGCTCCGGTGGCGCACCCTTCAGCGTGCTCGTCGGCGCGCCTGTCAGCGCGCCTGTCAGCGCGCCGGTCAAAGTATTACCAGCTTGCATCGAGCCCCAGATGTCGCAGCGCCTCATGACGCAGTTCGGTGATACGGGCATCGCCGCGATGGCGCGGGTAGGGCAGATCGACACGCAGCTCGGCAACGATGCGCGCAGGGCGCGGGCTGAAGATGACCACGCGCTGTGCGAGGAAGATGGCTTCTTCCACATCGTGTGTGACCAGCAGCGACGAGAACCCCGCGCGCTGCCACAGTTCCACGAGTTCGCTTTGCATCGCCAGCCGGGTGAGCGAATCGAGCTTGCCGAGCGGTTCGTCGAGCACGAGCAGACGCGGATCGTTCACGAGCGCACGGGCGAGTGCCACGCGCTGCGCCATGCCACCCGAGAGTTGATGGGGGAACGCGTCTGCGAATTCAGACAGCCCCACGCGCGCGAGTGCCGCGTCGACCCGATCGCGTTCGCGCGACAGCACGCCGCGCGCTTGCAGACCGAGCGCGACGTTATCGCGCACGCGTCGCCACGGGTAAAGCGTCGGGTCCTGAAACACGACGATGCGCGACGGATCGGGGCGCGTAATCGCCGTGCCGTCCTGCGTGATGGTGCCGCGCGTCGCCGTCTCCAGACCGGCGACCAGCCGCAGCAAGGTGGATTTGCCGCAGCCACTCGGGCCGAGCAACGCGACGAATTCGCCGGGTGCCACGCTCAGGTCGACCCCGTCGAGCACCTGCAATGGCGCTTGCCGTGTGCCGAACCAGTGACTCACGCCGCGAATATCAATCTGCGCACCGGTGTGGTTAGCGGCTGCCTGACCGGCATGGGTCGATGCTTCTGTCGCAGCGAGCCGCGCCGCAGCCGAATCGCCGCGCGTCGTATCGGATGAAGGGGAGATAGCCGTGCTTACCATTTGACGGTTCCTTTCTGCCACGCGAGCGCGCGGTCGCGAACGGTGAAGAGCAGGGTGATGACACCGGAGAACAGCAACGCCATGACGATCAGTGCGGCGTACATGTTCACGTAAGAGGCCCAGCCTTGCGCCCACGTGAGATACCAGCCGAGGCCAGACTTCACGCCCATCATCTCGGCCGTTACCAGCACCGAGAACGACGCGCCCAGCCCCATGAACAGGCCGACGAAAACGTTGGGCAGCGCTGCCGGAATGGCCACACGCAGCACGAGAAACGCGTCGGACGCGCCGAGCGTGCGCGCCACGTCGTAGTAGCTCTTGTTCACGCTGGCCACACCGGACCACGTGAGCACGGCGACGGGAAACGCCGTCGACAGCGCAATCAGGAACGCCGCAGCGGAATAGCTCGACGGGAAGAAGTAGAACGTCAGAGGCAGCAGTGCCGTGGCCGGCACCGGGCCGAGCACGCGCAGCACCGGATGCACCCAGTAGCCGATGGCGCGAGACCAGCCGATCGACACGCCGATCAGAAAGCCCGCCACCGCACCGAAGCCGAAACCGAGGCCCAACAGCCGCAGGGTATTGAGCGCGCTGTCGCCCAGACGTTGCCAGTCTTCGGTGTAGACCTCGATGAGCGCTTGCGGCGGGGCAAAGAACGGCGTGGGCAGCGAGGCCGTCTTCGCCGTGAGGATTTCCCAACCCGCGAGGACGACGGCGATGGCCACGAGCCACGGGCCGCTGCCGGTCAGCGCTTCGCGCAGACGCAGCAGGGGAGACGTCGTGCGCCCTGCCACCGACAACACCGCCAGCGCCGCAGCGACCACCAAGGCAACAACCCCCAACTCGTCGGTGAAGGCCCAGTCGGAGAAGCCGACGACCTTGTTGGGCCAACGCAGCGTGATCGCGCCAAACGCGGCCCACGCGAGTGCTGCAACGAAGCCGACGCCCCACAAGGGCGGCGTGCGGGGGGCGGCAAAGAGTTGATCGAGACTCGTGTCGTCGAAGGCGTTGGCAAAGTGACTGGCAGAACCGGTGACGTGTGATGCGCGTTCGCGCAGCGAGGGGCCGTCGGCCTGTTCGGCCAGCTCCAGTGCCCCAGCGGGGCTGGCGGCACGCAATGCGGCATTGTCGAGAATGGCACTCATGGTGTTTTACCCCAAGACATTGGCGTAGACGTGCTGCGCCAGTTTCTGCGGATCGGTCGACTTCTTGAGCACACCGATACGGCGGAAGTCATCGGCGAAGAACGCGATCTCGTCGCGCAGATCGACACCGGTCGGATGGTGCGAGTAAGTGAGCGTGGCGTAGAGCTTGCGCAGGTCTTCGGGGCTGATCTTCGGCGAGTACTTGGCGAAGATCTTGGCGGCCTCGTTCGGGTTCTCATTGACGAATTCGGTCGCCTGCACGATCGAGCGAGCCAGCGCGCTTGCCGCCGCCCGGTCGTTACGCACCAGTTCGCCGCGTGCGCCAATCACGCAGCAGACCTTGCGTGCGTACTCGCCGGTGAGGTTGGTCGCGAGTTCCACGTACGCGCCGTTGGTGCGCTTTTCCAGCAGATAGAGGTTCGGGTCGCCGTCGGCGATGGCCTGAATCTCGCCCTTGTCGACGGCCACGCCGAGCAGGTCGGCCGGGTACTGACGCCACGTGATGTCGCGCTCGGCATCGATGCCGTGTTTCGAGAGCAGGATCTGGAAGAAATGCTTGCCCGGGGCGGCGAGATCGGACACGCCGACCGTCTTGCCTCTGAGCGATTCAAGCGACGTGATGCCGGCGGCCTTCGAGCCCAGCAACCGCACGCAACCGCCGTGCGAGCTGCCGATGATCTTCACGTCGAACCCGGCTTCGAGTGGCTTCAACCAACGGTGAATCATGCCGACGGCAGCGTCGGCCTTCCCAGTGGCAATCGATTCGAGCAACTGGTCGGTCGAGCCGCTGTAGTTGATGAGATCGACCTGAAGCCCGTTTTTCTCGAAGAAACCCCGCTCCTGCGCGGCCACGATGGGCGTCAGGCAGAACGAGTTCTGGTTCCACGCGAACGTGAGCTTGCGCTTCTGCGACCATGCCTTGCGGCCGAGCAGCAACGCTGGCGCCGCAAGGGCCACGGCCCCCCCGGCTCGCAACACCTTGCGGCGCCCCGTCTGCACGTTATCGATCACTGACGACGGCGCGGTATTCCCCTTTTCCAGAAACTTCATGACGACGATTCCCCTGTTTGTTTTTGATGGTGGGTCAGAACTGGTTTCGATGTGGCGGATCAGTCGAGCCAATCAGTCGAGCAGATCGGGCTCCGCTTCGACGAGCCCTTCAAACAGGCTCTCGAAGGAATACAGCGCGCCCTCGGGGCCGCCGACCTGACTGTGCGTATGACGTGCGGTAGCCTCATCGATGGGCTGCGGCGTACCGGCGGCTTCGGCGAGCAACTGCGTGTGGGCGGCGTTCTCTAGCGCGATGTACCACCAGGCGGTGGCTTCTACGGTCGGACCGGCGGTGAGAATGCCGTGGTTCTTGAGAATCACGCCCTTCACCGTGCCGCTGCCGTCGGGCTTGTTCAGCGCGTGGGCGATGCGTTGCCCTTCGCTGTCATCGACCACCATGCCGGTGAAGTCGTCGAACAGTGCGTGGTCCTCGAAGAAGCCGCACGAGTCTTGCGTGAGCGGATCGAGCGCGCGGCCCAGCGTCGACCACGCCTTGCCGTAAGTCGAATGCGTGTGTGCGGCGGCAACGAGGTGCGGATGCGCTTCGTGAATGGCGGCATGAATCGCAAACGCTGCCTTGTTCAGCGGCCGGTCGCCGATGACCGTCTCGCCTTTCGAATTCACCAGCAGCAGGTCGGAGACCTTGATGCGCGAGAAATGCACGCCGAGCGGATTGACCCAGAAGTGGTCGGTCAACTCGGGGTCGCGCGCGGTGATATGCCCGGCGAGGCCGAGATCGAAACCGTGACGCGCGAAGATGCGAAAAGCGGCGGCCAGACGTGTCTGGCGATGGCGGCGCTCGGCGAGCACATCGCTTCGCACGGGCGGGGCATCGAACCAGAAGCGCTGTTGCGGCGCGGCGTTGAGGACCAGCCCCGTGGGCGTGGTGTGTGTCGGGTGAGTGGCGTGACCGGCAACGTTATCGTTGCGGGCAAAGGCGGTGGTGTTGACGGGCAGAACGGCGGCCATAGTGTTTTCCTTGAGGTCGGCTGGACGCGATCAGGCAGCGCGACGTGCAGCGCCGTTTTCACCGTTCTCGCTGTTCTGGCGGTCGCGTTCCGCAACGAGCGTGCGCAGGCGCGGAATCAGTTCGCGGCCGTAGTCGATGGTGTCGCCCAGCGGGTCGAAGCCACGAATCAGGAACGTGCTGACGCCAAGGTCGTAGTAATCGAGGAGCGCGTCGGCGACTTGTTCGGGCGTGCCGACGAGGGCGGTCGAGTTGGAGCGGCCGCCGATGAGCCCGGCGATCTCCGTCCACAGCACTTTGTCGAGGCGTGCGCCCTTGTCGGCGGCCGCCAGCAGACGCCGGGCGCCTTCGCTTTGCAGGGCCGAACCTTGCGACAGCCCGGCAGCGGCGCGAATCGCTTTCGCTTGCGCCAGAATCTGATCGGCGCGGGCCCACGCCTTCGCTTCGGTCTCGGCCAGAATCGGGCGGAACGACACCGAGAAGCGCGGCGTGCGTCCGTGCACGGCCGCCGCCGCACGCACGCGGGTGGTCAACTCACGCACCTGATCGAGCGACTCGCCCCACAGCGCATAGATGTCGGCGTGCTTGCCCGCGACTTCGAGGGCGGCACCGGAAGCACCGCCGAAGAAGATCGGCACGTGCGGCTGTTGCACCGGTTTGACTTCCGAGTAGCCCTGCTTGAAGCGGTAGTACTGACCGTCGTGATCGAACGGGTTGTCTTCCGTCCAGATGCGGCGAAGGATGCCCAGATACTCGTCGGTGCGCGCATAGCGCTCGTCATGCGAGAGAAAGTCACCGTCGCGCGCCTGTTCCTCATCCGATCCGCCGGAAATGAAGTGCACCCCCAGACGGCCACCGCTGAACTGGTCGAGCGTGGCGATCTGGCGCGCGGCCAGCGTCGGCGCCGTAAAGCCCGGGCGATGCGCGAGCATGAAGTGGATGTTCTCCGTCACCGTCGACGCATAGGCGATGGTGAGCGTGGCCGACGGGCTGGTGGAGTGGTGCGGCACGAGAATTCGGTCGAAGCCAGACTGCTCGTGAGCGCGGGCGAACGTGCGCACATAGTCGCGGTCGACTACGGGGCCACTTTTCGGGTGAATTTCGGACTGCTTACTGCTTTGGATCATGCCGATGATCTCGACGCTCATGAGCGCTCTCCTTGCTTTCTCTTGTGGGGCAACAGAGGCGGCAGCGCTGACAGGGCGACGTGGGCCGGTTTGCGCTACACGCCCATCGATCGGAACAGACGGTGAACGGGAGTGAGCCTACGCAAACAAATCTCGGCCGTTAAATAATCATTTACGCAAAGATTATTCAATATGGATGGTTGGGCTTATCCCGCGAGCGCCTTACGCTGTGAGCACTACGTACAACCCGGCGACCCGGTGCAACCTGCACCTAACGCGTATTTGCTTATTCCAAATCTCATGGCTACCGTTGCTCAACCTTTCGAGTTGGCCGCGTCGGGCGACGACCGTACCGGCGTCTCCGGCGCTGTGCTGCATCTGGCAAGCACGCAGGGGGAGGCGCGCCATGCAGGCGCAGATGCCCGTGCCCTGCGTTCCGACACGTTCGCGCGTTCGCTGGACGCGCTACTGCCGCAGCTCACCCGCGACTTCGCTGCGGGGGCGGCCGCGCTCGATCGCGATGCCCGCTTCCCCGTAGATAACTTCGCGCAATTGCATCGTCACGGGCTGATTGCCGCCGTGATTCCGCAGGCCCATGGCGGTCACGGCGCAGGGTTGGCCGAGGCACGCCGCATCATTGGCGCCGTAGCGGCTGGCGAATCGGCGACGGCGCTCGTGCTGACCATGACGTATTTGCAACATCGTTCGCTGGTGCGTACCAGCACGCGATGGCCTGACGCACAACGCAGCGACGTGTTCCGTAGCGCCGTGACCGACGGCGCGTTGATCAATGCGTTGCGCGTCGAACCCGATCTGGGCACGCCGGCGCGTGGCGGCTTGCCATCGACCGTCGCGCGCCGTACGGCAACGGGCTGGCGGCTCTCAGGCCGCAAGCTTTATTGCACCGGCATTCCGGCGCTAAGCTGGCTATCGGTCTGGGCGCGCACGGATGAGGCCGAGCCGCGCGTCGGCGTGTTTCTCGTGCCGAGGCCGGCCAGTTTTCAGGACGCCGGGGATGCGCTGGATCGTCCGGGCATTCGCGTGGTGCCGAACTGGGACCATCTGGGGCTGCGCGCTTCGGGCAGTCATGAGGTCATCCTCGAAGACGTCGATCTGCCGTTTGGCAATGCCGTCGATATTCGTGCGCTGCACGAGTGGGCACCGGCAGGCATCGGCCAGCGCGATAACGACGCGCACATCGAACAGCAGGCATGGATGAGCGTGCTGCTGGGCACGCTCTATGACGCTGTGGCGCGGGCGGGCACCGAATGGCTCGTTACGTTCCTGAATACGCGGGTCCCGGGGAATCTGGGCGCGCCGCTCGCCACCGTGCCGCGCGTGCAGGAAACCGTCGGCGAGATCGCGACGTTGCTGCATGTCAACCAGCGTTTGCTCGATGCCGCCGCTGCTGCTGCCGATGCGGGCCAGCCCGACGACGATATCGCCAGCGGTGCGCTCAAATTCACCGTGACGGGCAATGCCATCCGGGTACTGGAACTGGCCTTGCAACTCACGGGCAATCACGGGCTCTCGCGCAATAATCCGCTGGAGCGCCATCACCGCGACGTGCTGTGCAGCCGCATTCACACGCCGCAAAACGACACTATCCTGAGCGCGGCCGGCCGGCGCGCGCTCGCTGCCTTTCAGGTTCACGCATGACCGCTGCTTTGGTTGAAAACACCCCGCCCAACGTCTCGGACGTTGCTAATTTGTCCGCGCACGACTACGACGCGCTCGATCCGCTACGTAATTTTGTCGCAGCATTTTCACGGTTGCTGGAACGGCGCCCGCACGAGACGACGTTGCTCGAAGAAGGTGCAGGCCTGCTCGCGCAACTGGTCGCGCGTGACGACTGGTTGCCCGACGCGTTTGCTACGCCGCACCCCGAGCACTATCAGCAATACCTGCTGCATTGCGATTCGGGGCAGCGCTTCAGCATCGTCAGCTTTGTCTGGGGGCCGGGCCAGCGCACACCGATTCACGACCACACGGTTTGGGGACTGATCGGCATGCTGCGGGGCGCCGAGGATTCGCTGCCTTATGTGCTCAACGCGAAGGGCGTTCCGGTCGAAGCCGGTGAACCGGTGCGTCTGGTGCCCGGCGACGTGGAGATTCTTTCGCCGCGTCTGGGCGACATTCACCGCGTGACCAATGCCTTCGATGACCGTGTTTCGGTGAGCATTCACGTGTATGGCGCGAACATCGGCGCCGTGCACCGCAGCGTGTTCACCGAAGCGGGCGAGCGCAAAGGCTTTGTCTCCGGCTACGCCAACGCACAATTGCCGAACCCTTGGGGCAGGGCGGCGCAGCGCGTCTGACCCCCTCGTGCGGCATGGCGCTCACGCCATGCCGCAGCGCACCACATCGCGCGGCACGGGCGGCCGGGGCTTCTGCCACAATGGCCGTCTGGCTGCGCAGGCCATGCCCTCCCTTTTGCATGCTTCCGTATTGAAGGAATTGCCGTGTCCGATCATTCGACCGACGTGCCGTCGCAGACGGCTGATACCACCGCCTTCCCCCAACTGACCTTTGCCGACGTGCGCGCCGCGTTGCTCGCTGGGCAGGAGATCGCCCTGCTGGATGTGCGCGAGGAAGACCCG belongs to Pandoraea norimbergensis and includes:
- a CDS encoding MFS transporter, with amino-acid sequence MPPSRRRALVCAAYLGTFLASLDISIVNVALPTLQLRLHTDMAGLQWVVNAYAIAISAFMLSAGPLGDRYGHKPVWSASVALFTLGSAVCACADTLAPLLVGRTIQGVAGALLIPSAMPILTHAFPDPRERARVIGGWSAFSALALILGPLLGGLLVEHFGWQSIFLVNEPLGLIALTLGIWGIPSRERNPHGVFDPAGQVLSVICLGALTYGLIQLGEPDTPRESLAAVFAIAVVTFIAFVCVERRVARPLLPLALLRDPRMRVANIASFALGFAGYSSLFFLSLFLQQAQGHTPAATGWQLMPQFLMMGVTSLLFGRIAHRVALPLLMVAGYGAIGLTMCAMAAFTHDTPFWIVGTSFAVLGLGMGLAVPATGMTVMGLAPAERTGMASATMNALRQTGMTMGIALLGSVMSLRAMQELASAAQVHGVAEASALARLAVTAHVMDGQLDWLPQAYRVAMTQGFALAMIGGGLTCVVMAGVLFRYRRHAPDASSGDGNHGRLATGSVRD
- a CDS encoding ABC transporter substrate-binding protein, coding for MTISRRRFLQYVTTSSAAGALTTLALPGSAFAQSGRPLLKAGDQKGGLRALLEAADELKQLPYDIQWSEFPAAAPLAEALNAGAVDCGPIGDAPVIFALAAGAAIKIIGANRSDAYGTALIVQPDSTLRTAADLKGKNIGTTRGSIGHLVSLKAITAAGLKPADVNFRFLPPADTITALASGSVDAWATWEPYTAVAETTGRGRVLVNGRGLWSGLSYLAATDSALAAKREVLRDFLSRVVRAQVWSYQHVDAFSAAMARIIGIPPEAARLQFSRRATKWRNIDDALVAEQQRTADFYAQVGLLRQPLDVKPTYDRSFPITA
- a CDS encoding c-type cytochrome; the protein is MTLPPTHVWLNALLLGLQSVQAALLWALHALGIAGETHGAPAWPWGSRIAGENLIIDVALARQFAWTLAALAFAIACVLIAIFWRRARRWLIVAAVASLVAAPWPSSSLWLTAAVPTSFHTNPSGFTVGSIARGSHVYSAQCAACHGADGRGEGPQAAALRRWPPTMASALLSRRADGELFWHVLYGMRDDAGVTMPGFTGRLSDKEIWAALDYMRVLSASAGMAAGGSWPVPIALPALTVTCGDAPARSLSQWRGTQRVRVVAVDARHPAPFEDPRFLTLLIRRDETAVFDTRLRALPGATAGVRRVSAPLADGLRATARPAIATTVASNATTLGARADCLADSPDAWPVFAQIAGTTPAELAGTEWLADRDGWLRALAPAGKRGWADGGLLCTTASVGALLTSPAAPDPLSATLRQMDNEPVRFIKGGFVH
- a CDS encoding ABC transporter ATP-binding protein; protein product: MVSTAISPSSDTTRGDSAAARLAATEASTHAGQAAANHTGAQIDIRGVSHWFGTRQAPLQVLDGVDLSVAPGEFVALLGPSGCGKSTLLRLVAGLETATRGTITQDGTAITRPDPSRIVVFQDPTLYPWRRVRDNVALGLQARGVLSRERDRVDAALARVGLSEFADAFPHQLSGGMAQRVALARALVNDPRLLVLDEPLGKLDSLTRLAMQSELVELWQRAGFSSLLVTHDVEEAIFLAQRVVIFSPRPARIVAELRVDLPYPRHRGDARITELRHEALRHLGLDASW
- a CDS encoding ABC transporter permease produces the protein MSAILDNAALRAASPAGALELAEQADGPSLRERASHVTGSASHFANAFDDTSLDQLFAAPRTPPLWGVGFVAALAWAAFGAITLRWPNKVVGFSDWAFTDELGVVALVVAAALAVLSVAGRTTSPLLRLREALTGSGPWLVAIAVVLAGWEILTAKTASLPTPFFAPPQALIEVYTEDWQRLGDSALNTLRLLGLGFGFGAVAGFLIGVSIGWSRAIGYWVHPVLRVLGPVPATALLPLTFYFFPSSYSAAAFLIALSTAFPVAVLTWSGVASVNKSYYDVARTLGASDAFLVLRVAIPAALPNVFVGLFMGLGASFSVLVTAEMMGVKSGLGWYLTWAQGWASYVNMYAALIVMALLFSGVITLLFTVRDRALAWQKGTVKW
- a CDS encoding ABC transporter substrate-binding protein translates to MKFLEKGNTAPSSVIDNVQTGRRKVLRAGGAVALAAPALLLGRKAWSQKRKLTFAWNQNSFCLTPIVAAQERGFFEKNGLQVDLINYSGSTDQLLESIATGKADAAVGMIHRWLKPLEAGFDVKIIGSSHGGCVRLLGSKAAGITSLESLRGKTVGVSDLAAPGKHFFQILLSKHGIDAERDITWRQYPADLLGVAVDKGEIQAIADGDPNLYLLEKRTNGAYVELATNLTGEYARKVCCVIGARGELVRNDRAAASALARSIVQATEFVNENPNEAAKIFAKYSPKISPEDLRKLYATLTYSHHPTGVDLRDEIAFFADDFRRIGVLKKSTDPQKLAQHVYANVLG
- a CDS encoding class II aldolase/adducin family protein, which translates into the protein MAAVLPVNTTAFARNDNVAGHATHPTHTTPTGLVLNAAPQQRFWFDAPPVRSDVLAERRHRQTRLAAAFRIFARHGFDLGLAGHITARDPELTDHFWVNPLGVHFSRIKVSDLLLVNSKGETVIGDRPLNKAAFAIHAAIHEAHPHLVAAAHTHSTYGKAWSTLGRALDPLTQDSCGFFEDHALFDDFTGMVVDDSEGQRIAHALNKPDGSGTVKGVILKNHGILTAGPTVEATAWWYIALENAAHTQLLAEAAGTPQPIDEATARHTHSQVGGPEGALYSFESLFEGLVEAEPDLLD
- a CDS encoding LLM class flavin-dependent oxidoreductase; this translates as MSVEIIGMIQSSKQSEIHPKSGPVVDRDYVRTFARAHEQSGFDRILVPHHSTSPSATLTIAYASTVTENIHFMLAHRPGFTAPTLAARQIATLDQFSGGRLGVHFISGGSDEEQARDGDFLSHDERYARTDEYLGILRRIWTEDNPFDHDGQYYRFKQGYSEVKPVQQPHVPIFFGGASGAALEVAGKHADIYALWGESLDQVRELTTRVRAAAAVHGRTPRFSVSFRPILAETEAKAWARADQILAQAKAIRAAAGLSQGSALQSEGARRLLAAADKGARLDKVLWTEIAGLIGGRSNSTALVGTPEQVADALLDYYDLGVSTFLIRGFDPLGDTIDYGRELIPRLRTLVAERDRQNSENGENGAARRAA
- a CDS encoding acyl-CoA dehydrogenase family protein — encoded protein: MATVAQPFELAASGDDRTGVSGAVLHLASTQGEARHAGADARALRSDTFARSLDALLPQLTRDFAAGAAALDRDARFPVDNFAQLHRHGLIAAVIPQAHGGHGAGLAEARRIIGAVAAGESATALVLTMTYLQHRSLVRTSTRWPDAQRSDVFRSAVTDGALINALRVEPDLGTPARGGLPSTVARRTATGWRLSGRKLYCTGIPALSWLSVWARTDEAEPRVGVFLVPRPASFQDAGDALDRPGIRVVPNWDHLGLRASGSHEVILEDVDLPFGNAVDIRALHEWAPAGIGQRDNDAHIEQQAWMSVLLGTLYDAVARAGTEWLVTFLNTRVPGNLGAPLATVPRVQETVGEIATLLHVNQRLLDAAAAAADAGQPDDDIASGALKFTVTGNAIRVLELALQLTGNHGLSRNNPLERHHRDVLCSRIHTPQNDTILSAAGRRALAAFQVHA
- a CDS encoding cysteine dioxygenase family protein codes for the protein MTAALVENTPPNVSDVANLSAHDYDALDPLRNFVAAFSRLLERRPHETTLLEEGAGLLAQLVARDDWLPDAFATPHPEHYQQYLLHCDSGQRFSIVSFVWGPGQRTPIHDHTVWGLIGMLRGAEDSLPYVLNAKGVPVEAGEPVRLVPGDVEILSPRLGDIHRVTNAFDDRVSVSIHVYGANIGAVHRSVFTEAGERKGFVSGYANAQLPNPWGRAAQRV